One window from the genome of Bartonella sp. WD16.2 encodes:
- a CDS encoding 5-(carboxyamino)imidazole ribonucleotide synthase: protein MLHPPESLQPGSMIGLIGGGQLARMLAIAAAELGYRTVVLCPEAHCPAAQTANHHIIAPYDDEVALDRLIEMCDVVTYEFENLPLQTAHYIEKEKRLYPSSKTLEIAQDRVLEKTFLNEKGILTASWYAVHNRASLVSGLSALGGHGILKTRRFGYDGKNQVVLHHPSEQIIDAALSSLHYQPSILEEIVPFSSEISVLSSRSSQGASASYDCPENQHKNGILHKTFVPSKVSHAVQEAAQEISSMVMRTLDYVGVLCIEFFVLADDRFLVNEFAPRVHNSGHWTQKACTTSQFEQHIRAICGLPLGDTYRHSNCEMTNLLGHNLDDFKHFLTQEHTSVHLYGKNSVQPERKMGHVIQLTGPATPSPHLP, encoded by the coding sequence ATGCTTCATCCTCCTGAGAGTTTACAACCGGGAAGTATGATTGGTCTTATTGGTGGGGGGCAATTAGCCCGCATGTTAGCGATAGCAGCAGCAGAACTTGGTTATCGCACAGTTGTTCTTTGTCCTGAAGCACATTGCCCAGCAGCGCAAACAGCCAATCATCATATCATTGCTCCTTACGATGATGAAGTCGCACTAGATCGTCTGATTGAAATGTGTGATGTTGTCACATATGAATTTGAAAATCTTCCTCTCCAAACGGCTCACTATATTGAAAAAGAAAAGCGCCTTTATCCATCATCTAAAACTTTGGAAATTGCGCAAGACCGAGTTCTTGAAAAAACTTTTTTGAATGAGAAAGGTATTCTCACAGCCTCATGGTACGCAGTTCATAATCGTGCTTCTTTAGTTTCAGGGCTATCTGCATTGGGTGGACATGGCATTTTGAAAACAAGGCGCTTTGGCTATGATGGCAAAAACCAGGTTGTTCTTCATCATCCTAGTGAACAAATCATTGACGCAGCTTTAAGCTCTCTTCATTATCAGCCTTCAATTTTAGAAGAAATTGTACCCTTTTCATCGGAAATTTCAGTCCTCTCATCGCGTTCATCCCAGGGAGCTTCTGCCTCTTATGACTGTCCTGAAAATCAGCACAAAAATGGTATTCTTCACAAAACATTTGTTCCATCAAAAGTTTCGCATGCCGTACAAGAAGCCGCACAAGAGATAAGCTCCATGGTTATGCGCACTCTTGATTACGTTGGTGTCTTGTGCATTGAATTTTTTGTTTTAGCAGATGATCGTTTTCTTGTGAATGAATTTGCTCCTCGTGTACACAACTCTGGTCATTGGACGCAAAAAGCATGCACAACCTCACAGTTTGAACAGCATATTCGCGCCATTTGTGGCCTTCCTTTAGGTGACACATACCGCCATAGTAATTGTGAAATGACCAACCTTCTTGGCCATAATTTGGATGACTTTAAACATTTCCTCACGCAAGAACACACATCCGTGCATCTATATGGTAAAAACTCTGTGCAACCGGAACGCAAGATGGGCCATGTCATCCAGTTAACAGGACCAGCCACTCCTTCTCCTCACCTCCCATAA